The window CTCCTGCGCATCGAGGCGTGCGGCATCTGCGGGAGCGACGCCGAGCAGTACACGGGCACGATCCCCGTGCAGTATCCGGTCGTCCCCGGCCACGAGCCGCTCGGCGTGATCGAGCGCATCGGCGACCGCGCGGCCAAGCGCTGGGGCGTCGACGTCGGCGATCGCGTCGCGGTCGAGACCCCGATCCCGTGCGGGCGCTGCCGCGCGTGCGTCGCGGGGCGCTACAATCTCTGTCGCGGTCGCGGCGGCATGTTCGCGCATGGCTACGTGCCGGTGACGCACCCGCCCGGCGTGTGGGGCGCGTACGCGGACTTCATGTACCTGGATCCGTTCTCGCTGGTGCACGAGATGCGGAAGGATCTCCCCGCCTCGACCGCGGTCATGTTCAACCCGCTCGGCGCGGGATTCCGCTGGGCGGTCGAGCTGCCCGACACGGGCCCCGGCGACACGGTCCTCGTGCTCGGCCCCGGCCAGCGCGGTCTCGCGAGCGTCGTCGCGGCGCGCGCGGCGGGCGCCGACGCCATCATCGTGACGGGGCTCACGCGCGACGCCGCGAAGCTCGCCCTCGCGCGCGAGCTCGGCGCCGACCACGTGATCGACGTCGAGTGCGAGGACGCGAACCGCCGCGTGAAGGAGCTGACGGGCGGACGCGGCGCCGACGTGGTCGTCGAGGTGTCGGCCAACTCGCCGGTGCCGGTGGCGGAAGCGCTCCACTACGCCGCCTTCGGCGGCCGCATCGTGCTCGCCGGCGTGAAGGGCTTCAAGGCCGTCCCGGACTTCGTGAGCGATCTCATCGTCGTGAAGGAGCTGCGCCTCATGGGCGCCTTCGGCGTGATGTCGTCGGGCTACGAGGCGGCGATCCGGCTGATCGAGGCCGGCCGCATCCCGGTCGAGAAGATGCACACGCACGACTTCGCACTCGAGGAGGCCGAGCACGCGATCCGTCTCCTCGCGGGGGAGATCCCGGGCGAGCAGAGCATTCATTCGTGCCTGCTGCCCGATCGCCGCGCGAGCGCGGCGGCGTAGGTCTACCCGCGCGCCGCCTGCTCGCGGCGCCAGAAGGCGAGGAACTCGCGGCGCGTCCGTGGCCCGTAGGTCCGGAACGTGCGGCCGGCGCGGTGACCGCCCTGCTCGGCCTGCACCTGCGCCAGACGATCGGCCGCGAGCGTGCAGCGTCGCTCGCGCGGGTCGACGCCGTAGAGCTTCGCCGCGTTGAGACCGAGGATGCGGCGTTTCACCTTCTCCGTCAGCTGCGGGTAGCCGTACTTCTCGCGCAGATCGCCCGGGATCTGCATCGTCTTGAAGGCGTCGATCAGGAACTGCGGCGAGCCCCACCAGATGGCATCGGTGCCCCACAGGATGTTGCGCGGCCCGAGGATCTTCAGCAACCGGCCGATGAAGTGCGCGGCGCCGTCCGGACCGCCGAAGAGGAGCGTGATGGCGAACGAGCTGCCGATCTCGGCGTAGACGCGGCGGCGCTCCTTCTTCGACATCTGCGCCAGGATCGAGAGGAACTCGCTGTTCTCGGCGGCGGTCTGGAAGTACCCGGAGTGATAGGCGCAGAACTTCATGTCGGGGAACTGCCGTACGGCGCCGGGGATATCGGTCGTCCGCACGTACTCTTCGCTGTGCTGCACGAGCTGGTTCGGCAGGCCCTTGTGCACGTTCACGAGGCGGATGCCGTGGCGGCGCGCCTCGTCGATCATGCGGGAGCCGACGTCCGAGTCGAGCCACCAGGCGCCGCTGTACGTGTAGCACTTGAGCGCCTTGCCACCGAGCTCCTTCACCTGCCGCTCGATGTTCGCGATCGACGTGGGCGCGCTCGCGGGGAACGTGGGATCGCAGACGACCTGCGACAGCGCCCGCTCGGAGCCCGCGAGCCCGTTCACGAAGTCGCGCGTCGCGGCCATGCCGTCGGGCCCGAGCAGGATGCCGGCGGGAACGCCGCTGATCACGCCGACGTCGGTCTCGCTGTCGACGAAGAGCTCCTTCACGAAGTTGAGCTGCCCCAGGTGCTGCGCCCGCTCGGCGCACGAGAGCTGCGTCTCGAGGAAGCGCAGGCCGCACCACTGCTCGGGGTTCGGGAGGTTCAGGTCGACGTGATGCGTCTGCACGTCCATCACGAAGTACTTCCGGTCGAGGAGCTCTCGTCCCGCCGCGGGATCGTCACAGTGCTCGCGACGGACGGGCAGGACGGCGGCGTCGCCCCAGGTGTCGCGGCCCCAGACCTCGGAGAGGACCATGAACGCCGTCGCCGTCCCCGCCGCCGTACGCAGGAACCGTGCGCGGGTCATGCCGAGACGCCTGGCGCGCCGCG is drawn from Candidatus Eisenbacteria bacterium and contains these coding sequences:
- a CDS encoding zinc-binding dehydrogenase, whose translation is MPRTTRAIVQTGPRQLELRELPLPEIDDESALLRIEACGICGSDAEQYTGTIPVQYPVVPGHEPLGVIERIGDRAAKRWGVDVGDRVAVETPIPCGRCRACVAGRYNLCRGRGGMFAHGYVPVTHPPGVWGAYADFMYLDPFSLVHEMRKDLPASTAVMFNPLGAGFRWAVELPDTGPGDTVLVLGPGQRGLASVVAARAAGADAIIVTGLTRDAAKLALARELGADHVIDVECEDANRRVKELTGGRGADVVVEVSANSPVPVAEALHYAAFGGRIVLAGVKGFKAVPDFVSDLIVVKELRLMGAFGVMSSGYEAAIRLIEAGRIPVEKMHTHDFALEEAEHAIRLLAGEIPGEQSIHSCLLPDRRASAAA
- a CDS encoding amidohydrolase family protein, whose translation is MEPLLPFPVAPVSNGEWCPLPITEIQRLAARRIVEETARRARRLGMTRARFLRTAAGTATAFMVLSEVWGRDTWGDAAVLPVRREHCDDPAAGRELLDRKYFVMDVQTHHVDLNLPNPEQWCGLRFLETQLSCAERAQHLGQLNFVKELFVDSETDVGVISGVPAGILLGPDGMAATRDFVNGLAGSERALSQVVCDPTFPASAPTSIANIERQVKELGGKALKCYTYSGAWWLDSDVGSRMIDEARRHGIRLVNVHKGLPNQLVQHSEEYVRTTDIPGAVRQFPDMKFCAYHSGYFQTAAENSEFLSILAQMSKKERRRVYAEIGSSFAITLLFGGPDGAAHFIGRLLKILGPRNILWGTDAIWWGSPQFLIDAFKTMQIPGDLREKYGYPQLTEKVKRRILGLNAAKLYGVDPRERRCTLAADRLAQVQAEQGGHRAGRTFRTYGPRTRREFLAFWRREQAARG